The nucleotide sequence GAGAGCTCTAGGTCCCCACTAGTATAGTGCTGTAGAAATAAACTGTGGAAAATACAACTAACAGTCACATCTTTTTGGTCACAGCTTTAGAGGCAACACTCATTTGTTTCTCTCTTGGTTCCAAAGATGGTACTAATCCTTTATTTATCTCTCCCCCAGGAACATCTACTGTAGTATGCAAGCCAATAGTCATTGAAACTCAGCTCTATGTTATCGTGGCCCAGCTGTTTGGAGGGTCCCACATTTATAAAAGAGACAGTTTTGCaaacaaattcataaaaattcaGGATATTGAAATTCTCAAAATCCGGAAGCCAAATGACATTGAAACATTCAAGATTGAAAACAACTGGTATTTTGTGGTCGCTGACAGTTCAAAAGCCGGTTTCACTACCGTTTACAAGTGGAATGGAAATGGATTTTATTCCCATCAATCGCTACACCAGTGGTACAGAGATACTGATGTGGAATACCTGGAAATAGCCAGGACACCTCAAACGGCCAAAACACCTCACTTAATTCTATCCAGTAGTTCCCAACGTCCTGTAATCTACCAATGGAACAAAAGCACAAAATTATTTACTAATCAAACTGACATTCCTAACATGGAAGATGTGTATGCAGTAAAACATTTCACAGTCAAAGGGGATGTGTATATCTGCCTGACAAGATTCATTGGTGATTCCAAAGTAATGAAATGGGGAGGATCATCGTTTGTGGATGTACAAAGGATGCCATCCCGAGGATCCATGGTGTTTCAACCTCTTCAGATAAATAATTATCAATATGCAATTCTTGGAAGTGATTATTCTTTTACTCAAGTGTACAACTGGGATGCAGAGAAAGCAAAATTCGTGAAATTTCAGGAGTTAAATATCCAGGCACCAAGATCTTTCACTCATGTGGCTATTAATAAGCATAATTTTCTCTTTGCTTCCAGTTTTAAGGGACGTACACAGATCTACACACACGTCATA is from Gracilinanus agilis isolate LMUSP501 chromosome 2, AgileGrace, whole genome shotgun sequence and encodes:
- the LGI1 gene encoding leucine-rich glioma-inactivated protein 1 isoform X1; amino-acid sequence: MEPEKIKRMGSTSSASIPLKRIAYFLCFLSMLLLTEGKKPTKPKCPALCTCTKDNALCENARSIPRSVPPDVISLSFVRSGFTEILEGSFLLTPSLQLLSLANNNLQTLPKDIFKGLDSLTNVDLRGNSFNCDCKLKWLVEWLDTTNATVEEIYCENPPEYKKRKIRSLSSKDFDCIITEFAASQLLPYQSLSIDTFTYMNDEYVVIAQPFTGKCIFLEWDHVEKTFRNYDNITGTSTVVCKPIVIETQLYVIVAQLFGGSHIYKRDSFANKFIKIQDIEILKIRKPNDIETFKIENNWYFVVADSSKAGFTTVYKWNGNGFYSHQSLHQWYRDTDVEYLEIARTPQTAKTPHLILSSSSQRPVIYQWNKSTKLFTNQTDIPNMEDVYAVKHFTVKGDVYICLTRFIGDSKVMKWGGSSFVDVQRMPSRGSMVFQPLQINNYQYAILGSDYSFTQVYNWDAEKAKFVKFQELNIQAPRSFTHVAINKHNFLFASSFKGRTQIYTHVIVDLSA